One region of Desulfolucanica intricata genomic DNA includes:
- a CDS encoding transposase produces the protein MLGYWRSHCEFKNWLVSKLKSLISKYKSQISFYADLIEKVYVLDLDPLKDVISPLYSNIGRPANNQPEMFRSLVVMVHCKTHDPTKFVALLRANPVLAAVCGFKDHNHTPGVGTFYDFIDRLWISYAPQKTIRTPKSKKRKRPKSGAKLAPKHPGIVRMLVDQALKGRVICKRPEKVLQQILKECAVKPSSNLGLLGNPNNLTIAGDGSPLQTGASPYGKKLCDCHSQGIYRCSCKRSFTDPNANWGWDSYHERWFYGHTLYSITSADSHNDLPLFLRLVQGSRHDSATFVFSWVELLDLYPEFRFTKALLDSAHDVYDIYRLLKDNDTEPLIDLNKRAGGKVSLPGPTSVDDNGVPICLAGLPMLNWGFNKNRCRIKWRCPNYKDKSKCPQHQECSPSKYGRVVYTKPDWDLRLFTPTPRGSKTWKVAYARRTTVERTFKRILVDYQIESARARTNKRWFWQATLAAVNQHLDAQIKVIKPNILTEIGLRASDSAAY, from the coding sequence TTGTTAGGTTATTGGCGCTCTCACTGTGAATTTAAAAATTGGTTAGTATCTAAACTCAAGTCTTTAATTTCAAAGTATAAGTCTCAAATAAGTTTCTATGCTGACCTTATCGAAAAGGTATATGTGCTTGATTTAGATCCCCTTAAGGATGTTATTTCTCCTCTTTATTCAAATATCGGTCGACCTGCTAACAATCAGCCGGAGATGTTTCGTTCTTTAGTAGTTATGGTTCACTGCAAAACTCATGACCCCACTAAATTTGTTGCACTTTTAAGAGCTAATCCTGTTCTCGCTGCTGTTTGCGGTTTTAAAGATCATAATCATACTCCGGGGGTTGGTACTTTCTATGATTTTATTGACCGCTTATGGATATCGTATGCCCCACAAAAAACTATCCGGACACCTAAGTCTAAAAAGCGTAAACGCCCTAAATCCGGTGCGAAGTTGGCCCCAAAACATCCAGGCATCGTTAGAATGTTGGTAGATCAGGCTTTAAAAGGTCGTGTCATTTGTAAGAGGCCAGAGAAGGTTTTACAGCAAATATTAAAAGAGTGTGCCGTCAAACCATCGTCCAATTTAGGATTATTAGGTAACCCCAATAATTTGACAATTGCCGGTGACGGATCCCCACTCCAAACCGGTGCCAGCCCCTACGGCAAGAAGCTCTGCGATTGCCACTCCCAAGGCATTTATCGCTGCAGCTGTAAACGCTCTTTTACCGACCCCAATGCTAACTGGGGATGGGACAGTTATCATGAACGATGGTTTTATGGACACACTCTGTACTCTATTACTTCGGCAGATAGTCATAATGACCTTCCTCTTTTTTTGCGTTTGGTACAGGGTTCTCGTCATGATAGCGCCACTTTTGTTTTCTCTTGGGTTGAATTACTTGATCTTTATCCTGAGTTTAGATTTACTAAAGCTCTTTTAGATTCTGCTCATGATGTCTATGATATCTACCGTTTGCTAAAGGACAACGATACTGAGCCATTAATTGACCTTAATAAGCGTGCCGGTGGAAAAGTTTCTTTACCCGGACCCACTTCTGTTGATGATAATGGGGTACCTATCTGTCTCGCAGGTTTACCTATGCTCAATTGGGGATTTAATAAAAACAGATGCCGCATTAAATGGCGCTGCCCCAATTACAAGGACAAAAGTAAGTGTCCCCAACATCAAGAATGCTCTCCCAGTAAGTATGGCCGTGTTGTTTATACAAAACCTGACTGGGATTTACGTCTTTTTACTCCTACTCCGCGTGGTTCGAAAACGTGGAAAGTTGCTTATGCCCGCAGAACCACTGTTGAGCGCACTTTTAAGAGAATCCTTGTTGATTACCAAATTGAATCTGCCAGAGCACGAACTAATAAGCGCTGGTTCTGGCAAGCTACTCTTGCTGCTGTTAATCAACATTTGGATGCACAGA